CGTGTTATTGACTCGACTTCATTTCTATAGTCTAGCAAGGAAAGTGATCAGTGAATATATCCACTCGATCCACCAAGCTTGTCCTATCGTCGCGCTTTCAACAACTGCGCATGGGCGCCCGGTGGCTCCACCTCTTATCAGAATGACTTTTGGTGTCTCTGCAGGTTCCAGAACTCCAACCATCGCTCCACTGACGCCGCCGATATGTCAAGATTTTGAAACACAGCACTTACTTGCCAGATTTTTCGGCATCTGCCTTCATGCCAGCTTGTACCCACTTACGAGCATCCGCAGCGTGCTGCTCCATCTTGGCCTTGTCTTTCAGCAGTTCCTTGATCTTGTGTGGATCCGGTACGTGGCGTCCTTTCTCGACGCCGGATCGCTCAGCCATCCGCTCTTCCCACGCCTTGAGGTTCGGGTAGTTTTCGATCTCAACACCTGCCCAACCTGCCGCTGCGACCCAGCCCCAGTGCGCGATGTCTAAGAGTGTAAGCGCAGGGACAAGGAAGACCCTGATGAGGTCATATCGACGGCCAGGACCAGCCTGCAGAAGATTCAGGAGCACTCAAGGTCAAGGGTACTTACCAGCGATAGTGCATTTCTCGCCCGTCAGGTACGGTCGCTTGTCAGATGCCAGATGCTTGTCAAGTACCGAGTAGAGGCGGCGCGTCTCATTCGTGTATCGGTTCACTCCGTACTCGATATGCTCAGGGGCGTAGCGGTTGAAGTGGTCTAGATCGCGGTCAGTTCCACCTGTCCAAGCTGTGTGATGATATAAACATAGAAAAGCTGTTCTAGCTTTGTAATCTAGTGCCGCATGCTGGGTGTCTCCACTTAGTGCGAGAAAGGTGACGGTTTCAATCGCTGGGCTGTAAGACAAGAGCCCTGACTTCCTCAACGAAGTTTCCCGGTTCTCGCATCTCCTCGTCAATGTCTTCTCCCTCGTCGTATATTGACAGATGAATTTTGCGAAAAAAACAAACTTACTAGCTTGACCCTGCATGGGGCCCAACCCAGCGTTCTGGAAGAACAGCCAGTTGTTCATCTCATACCACTCACGGCTACCCTTGGGATACGAGATCTTGTACTCAGTATCGTAGCGCTCGACAAGATACTGCATGATGCTTCCAGACTCGAACAAGTTGATCGTCTGACCGTCGGTGAACTTGTCGGTAAGAGCGGGAATGCGGCCATTGGGGTTGATGGCGAGGAACCAGTCCTCCTTCTGCGTGTTCTTGCTGATATCGATTTTCTCGACCTTGTAGGGTAGACTGTGGTCGTGAGTAACATGCATTTCAATGGAAATGCGTTGGTATGGTATTTACCCGAGCTCTTCTAGGGTGATGGAGATCTTGATGCCATTAGGCGTCTGCGTTGTGTAAAGAACGATGTCTGATCCTTGAGACGACATTATGGAAGTTGTTGGCTTGATTATGTGCGGTGATGATTGTAACAATTATCTCAGGACATACAGCTGGAGTTGAAGGTGGGGTCCGAAGAGGGGCAGCGGCGAACTAATAGCTTGCTTAGAAATGTTGATTCTATGCCGTGCTTACAACGCACCAATCGATGCGGGCTACGGAGGAAAAAAGTACGGTATTGCCGTTTCACAGACGTTATATCAAGGATTGTGGTATTCGAGAAGACGTCGACGACGGTCGCGCTTAGTCGTAGCCAGGCTCCACGCCCTGACCAATGTACGGGAACAACCGCTTCCTCGAATTACTGCACAGAGCACGCGTCTCATAAGATCTACGGGCAAACAATATAGTAAGATGTATTGCATGCAGGCTGTTCTATTGCGGCTTTTGTGAAGTCACAAGCTCGAAAGGTACAAGGTCAGACGTAGAGATCGTGAGTCAAAATTTTCTAGAGAAACAGCCACAAGCAAACGTAACGACTCTCATCTTTTTGTGAGCTTCAAACAGAGTTCTAAGAGCAAGGCAGACACATGAAGTGGGTGAGCTGTGATAGCACGTGATATTGCCAAGCACGCTACTAGGCCGCGCTCTACTTTACTTTGCCGCGTCGCAACACTTTCGCAACACGCCCGTCAACACCGGAGCACCTGTCAGCAAATATGTCGTGGCGCAACCAAGGCATCACCGGTTCGAACAACATCCCGCTCGGCAACCGCCGACGATTCGGCGGCGATGATGAAGCGGGAGGCTACAACCCTTCTGCACCGGCGGAAGGCTTGTCTGAGCTGAAGCGTGGGCGCAGCCCGGAGCGAGGTAAGTCTCCAGCCACGACGTGCATAACAAGGACTTGCTAACAACACATTCACAGCGGCCGACGGTCCCAGACAGCGCAAAAAGCGCAACCGATGGGGAGATGCCAGCGAGAACAAGGCTGCTGGTCTGATGGGCTTGCCCACTGCCATCTACTCAGCCATGACCACAGAGCAGCTTGATGCCTACACCCTGCACTTGCGCATTGAAGAGATCACACAGAAGCTGAAGATTAACGATGTTGTACCGGCGGACGGTGACAGGTATGTATCAACACCCTCAACACAACGCTGGCATCATGTTAACCGCGACAGATCTCCATCACCGCCTCCTCAGTACGACAACTTCGGTCGCCGTGTCAACACGCGCGAGTTCCGCTACCGCAAACGCCTCGAAGACGAACGCCACAAGCTTGTTGAGAAGGCGATGAAGACGCTTCCTAACTACCACCCGCCCGCCGATTACAGGAGGCCTACTAAGACACAGGAGAAGGTCTATGTGCCAGTCAATGACTATCCGGAGATTAACTTCAGTACGAAACTAACCCCTCTAACTCTCCTCTCTCTGTCCCCTTCTACCCTAGCCTTTGTCTTGACCAGCGTGCTCAGACTGCTTGATGCTTATGTGCATCTGGCGAAGCCTGTAGTATAGCTGTCACTAACCCTACCCACCCTTTGCTCGAACTCTTTTTGATCATATACTAACCACAGCTTTTTGCACTAACAGTTGGTTTACTTATTGGACCTCGTGGAAACACCCTCAAGAAGATGGAGTCTGAGTCCGGCGCGAAGATCGCGATTCGTGGCAAAGGCTCTGTCAAGGAGGGTAAAGGACGATCTGACGCAGCTCATACCAGCAATCAGGAGGAGGACCTGCACTGCTTGATCATGGCAGACACCGAAGAGAAGGTCAACAAGGCCAAGAAGCTCATTCACAACGTCATTgagactgtaagcactacTCCTTTCACTTTTTTAAATCTGACCCTAATAATTCGCAGGCCGCCTCTATTCCCGAAGGACAGAACGAACTCAAACGCAACCAGCTCCGTGAGCTTGCCGCCCTTAACGGTACTCTTCGTGACGACGAGAACCAAGCTTGCCAGAACTGTGGTGAGATCGGTCACCGCAAGTACGACTGCCCCCAGAAGCAGAACTTTACTGCAAGCATTATTTGCCGTGTCTGTGGTCAGGCTGGACACATGGCTCGTGATTGTCCCGATCGCAAGGTTGGACAGCCGTGGCGCAACGACAACCGCTTCGGTGGCGACCGGCCCCAGGCCCGCATTGGAGATGCTCCCGAGAACGAGCTGGACGCTTTCTTGTCCGAAATgggtggtggcggcggcggacaGCCCCGTGGAGCTATCGAATACAACGGCGGTGGTGCTGGCGGCGACAGCTATGGAGGTGGCGAGCGCAACCTCAAGCCTTGGGAGCGCGGCCCGACTGGCGGTGCTGCACCCTGGGCGCGCAGCGACAGCCGTGGCGAACGTGGCGACAGCAATGCAGCTGCTCCTCCTCCCTgggctggtggtggtgctggcgcCGGTGCCGGTGGCTCGTACGATCAGAGCGGCGGGTATGGAAACGGTGCCGCACCGTGGGCCGCTGCCGCTCCAGCTGCTGGAGCCTCTTACGGCTATGGAAACTACGGAGCTGGCTACGACCAGAGCGCTGCAGCAACAGGCTACGGTGCCCCAGGCTATAGTGCTCCCGGTTACGGCGCTCCTGCGGCTGCTGCCGGTCCTCCTCCTGGTCTGGGCCCTCTGTTCCAGTCTTATGGATCTGCTGGAAGCCcgcctcctccacctccaccgccCTCTGGCTCTGTACCCCCGCCACCTCCGGGCGATGTTCCTCCCCCGCCTCCGCCTAGCGATGtccctcctccacctccacctccggCGTGAACAGTGCCCGAGTAATAGCTTTTTGTGTAGTCATGTCCAAGGTTAGGTAGTTTGGGTTTCTTGGTACAGAAGTAATACTTACAACCTAGCTACCAGAGCGCAACTTTCGGCAGTGCGCAGATTGACATGGAAAGATTTTACTGGAGTCTTGCTGTCTGACCGTAGGTAAGCGCTAGTTAATAAAACTGATAAATAAAATTCCTCCTGCAAATGCATTGTGAACCCTTTCTTCCTAAATTCCTCTGCTGTGATGTTGAATACTTATCTTTCTTGCTCTCGTGCCTTATCTAAACAGCCATGTTCCTGCGTACCGAGGCCTACAGATCCACAAGATGTTGACCGTGCTGTCTGGGCCGTGACATGGCTGCAGTCAGTGACGTTATGTTGTAGATGCCAAGCCAGCGCCTTGCGCATGAACGTGGGCACATGCAGATGCTCCCCCACAACCCAAACCATGTCTGTCTCCACGCCATACAGCTAACAACCCCTCCAACTCGGCGCATTCACTCCTAGAACTGTTTCGTGGTCTTGCGACTTCTTCGAGAGCAGAGTTAGTGAAGCTCGTCTTGACCGTCTACCATAGCAGCCAGTCGCTCTCACGACTGTGACACGCGAGCTTGCCGGCTATGGAGAGGATACGCGTTAGCAAGGTAGGTGAACAGACAGAGTTGCAGTGCAGGCGTACGGCTAACAAGTCCAGGTCGAGGATGTCTATCTCTTACGCAGAGGCACACGCTTCGACGGCACCCTCCATCTCATGCCCCACCACATCGTCTTCAGCTATCTCCCAAGCAAGCCCGCCGACGCTCCGCCAGCTGCAAAGCCGCCCCGTCAGAAAGAAGTGTGGATCACGTATCCTATGATCAACTACTGTTGTCTGAAGTCTTGCCCACCCGTCATGCGCCAGCAGCCGTCCATCCGCATACGATGCCGCGACTTTACCTTCTTTGCGTTCTTCTTCCCGGACGAGAAGAAGGCTCGGGACGTATACGACAGTATCCGCGCATTGTCTTGCAAGATAGGACGCCTTGACAAGCTGCTGGCGTTTAGCTACCAGCCAAAGCCTCCGGAGGATCAGTTCAACAGCTGGGACATATACGATGCACGTCGAGAATTTAAGCGCCTGGGAATCAGCCCTAAGGATACAGAGAAGGGCTGGCGAATATCTGAAATCAACGTCGAGTACAAGGTAGGTAGCTTCAGTGGCAGCTTGACTGGTGGGCAAAGAGCGTTGACAAACGGAACAGTACTCGAAGACATACCCTGCCCTTATCGCAGTCCCTTCTAAAGTATCGGACAGTGTTCTCAGATACGCCGGCGCGTACCGCTCGAGACAACGTATACCCGCGCTTGTCTACCGTCACCCGCTCAACAACTGCTCCATAACACGGAGTTCGCAACCAACACCCGGTATTACAGGGAACCGAAACCCCCAGGATGAGAGACTTGTTGCAGCTATATGGGCTACCAATCGTGGGTGGAATCCTGCGCATACCCCTGATGCTGCCAGTTCTACCGCGGATCTAACCGTTGACAACGATTCCAGTACTAATAGTTCCTTCGTGGGTGTAGTGGATGCCGAAGCCGTCAACTCTGGAAGAACAACTGCAGATGACTTGAGTGGGTCTAATGATTCCGACGACATCACTCCCAGGATCTATGGCGCACAACAACGAAACCTTATCGTCGATGCCCGGCCGACGGTAAACGCATATGCAATGCAGGCTGTTGGGCTTGGATCGGAGAAGATGGACCATTATCCTGGAGCTGAAAAAGCATATCTAGGAATCGACAACATCCATGTTATGCGAAAGTCTTTAAACATGGTCATTGATGCCCTGAAAGAATCTGATCTAACCTCTTTCCCGCCGAACCAGCAGCTGCTGGCAAAGAGTCACTGGGTCAAACACACTGCCAACATTCTCGACGGTGTCGCTTTGATAGCCCGCAGAGTGGGTATCATGCACTCG
This genomic interval from Ascochyta rabiei chromosome 5, complete sequence contains the following:
- a CDS encoding Glutathione transferase — its product is MSSQGSDIVLYTTQTPNGIKISITLEELGLPYKVEKIDISKNTQKEDWFLAINPNGRIPALTDKFTDGQTINLFESGSIMQYLVERYDTEYKISYPKGSREWYEMNNWLFFQNAGLGPMQGQANHFNRYAPEHIEYGVNRYTNETRRLYSVLDKHLASDKRPYLTGEKCTIADIAHWGWVAAAGWAGVEIENYPNLKAWEERMAERSGVEKGRHVPDPHKIKELLKDKAKMEQHAADARKWVQAGMKADAEKSGK
- a CDS encoding Branchpoint-bridging protein; this translates as MSWRNQGITGSNNIPLGNRRRFGGDDEAGGYNPSAPAEGLSELKRGRSPERAADGPRQRKKRNRWGDASENKAAGLMGLPTAIYSAMTTEQLDAYTLHLRIEEITQKLKINDVVPADGDRSPSPPPQYDNFGRRVNTREFRYRKRLEDERHKLVEKAMKTLPNYHPPADYRRPTKTQEKVYVPVNDYPEINFIGLLIGPRGNTLKKMESESGAKIAIRGKGSVKEGKGRSDAAHTSNQEEDLHCLIMADTEEKVNKAKKLIHNVIETAASIPEGQNELKRNQLRELAALNGTLRDDENQACQNCGEIGHRKYDCPQKQNFTASIICRVCGQAGHMARDCPDRKVGQPWRNDNRFGGDRPQARIGDAPENELDAFLSEMGGGGGGQPRGAIEYNGGGAGGDSYGGGERNLKPWERGPTGGAAPWARSDSRGERGDSNAAAPPPWAGGGAGAGAGGSYDQSGGYGNGAAPWAAAAPAAGASYGYGNYGAGYDQSAAATGYGAPGYSAPGYGAPAAAAGPPPGLGPLFQSYGSAGSPPPPPPPPSGSVPPPPPGDVPPPPPPSDVPPPPPPPA